The Acutalibacter muris genomic sequence TTTTTAACAGCATGTTGGAAGAAACAGTACTCCGTTATGAGGAAAGAATAACGAATCCCATGCTGGAATGCTTTGCAGAATTAGAACAGCGGGCAGATAATATACATTCTGCTTTAAAAGATGTTGATGGACAGTTAAATATGGGTTTCATTTTAGACGTATAGGATGCAATAGCGCAACTTTTATTATTAGTATGATACATCATCTAGAGTAAAGACCAAAACGACCGATTTTATATGCTTACTATACCAAAAAGTGATCGTTTCTCGTCAGCTCAATATTTACATTTGTGCTGGTTGAAGTGATTTCTCCATACCAGTGTACACACTACCATAAAAGGCTCTCGATTAGACACCTAATCGAGAGCCTTTAGCCTTATTCAGCCATAGCTTTCACATAGTCCGTAAGGGCCGAAAAGTCAACTTCTGTATCATAGTTCCACGAAAGACGGATAGCCTCACTCACTCGTGCTTCATCCAGGCCCATAGCTGTTAATACATAGCTTGGGGCGTGGCTACCTGAGTTACAGGCTGAACCATTGGAGAACGCATAATCCTCCTTTACAGCAAGGAAAATACCCTCTGCATCAACACCGTGGAAACTAATGTTTACAGTGGACGGCAGGCAGTGTTCCTGATCTCCGTTCAAAGTATAGTTCAGACCTTCCACAGCCTTTAGGAATCTTTGCTTGATTGCTCTACAGCTTTCCATGTGGGCAGCGGACTCCTTGTCGCTTAGCTGTGCTGCGAGAGCGAAGCCTGCAACCAAAGCCACCGGTGTAGTTCCTGGGCGGTATCCGCGTTCTTGCTGACCGCCATACATAAGCTGTTTTATAGGAGGCCGTCTATATGTGCGGTCACGCCGCATGATAAATGCGCCAATCCCCTGGGGACCGCTGATCTTATGGGCGGTGATACTGAGCATATTGTATTTTGTGTTCCGCAAGCTGTCATTCAGCTTACCAAAACCTTGTGTGGCATCAACATGAAAATATGTCTTGCTTCCTGCCAATGCTGCACCGACCTCTTCAATAGGCTGTATCACGCCGGTTTCACTGTTGACCTGCATCATAGAAACAAGCAGAGTCTTGTCCGTGACAAGGCTGAGAATCTGTTCCGGCTTAATTCGGCCAGACGCATCAGGCGAAACAAAATCAACGACACAACCTTTTTCTTGCAGGTGTTTCATTGCTTCCAAAACAGACTTGTGCTCGATAGATGTGGTAATGAAGTGATTACGTCCACTCTCAAGAGCATAGTCCAGCAGTCCAAGAATCGCCATGTTATTACTCTCGGTGGAACCGCTGGTAAAGAAAACATCCGTACTATCCACAGTCAAGATCTCCGCAATGGATTTTCTTGCGGAGGAAACAATTTCCTTGGCATCTGTACCAAAGATGTGAGTTCTACTATCTGCGTTGCCATAATGAGTGCGATACACTTCAATCATTCTCTCCAGAACTCTTTCATCTATCGGAGCAGAAGCGTTGTAGTCAAGATAAACAGCCATTATGCTTCCTCCTTCGGAAGAGCAGATTTGAGCAGATCGGAGCAATTTTCCAGAACATCTCTTGTGCTGTAATGGTTGATGCCCCTGTTCAAATGAAGTCTAAAATACTTTGCGAGGGTCTTTTCATCGTCACCAAGTCCATCGTTAATGCAACGCTGTCGGATGATAGCTTCGTAGATTTCGGAATACTCACCAGCAAAGGTAGACCAATCCATTTCCACATTACTGTCGGACAACGGATCAACGCCACCTGGAACAGACGGCTCAGCCAATGACCAGCAAAGCGCCCAACGGCAAAGGACATTCCAGTTCTGGACTCCAGTTTTTGCTTTGATGCGGATAAGCCTGTCCTTTTCGGGGTGTGATAATTTGAAATGCTTTACAATCATGGGCTACACCTCCTCAAAATACCCGTGAACAATCGCAGTACACTGTTCCTCTTCACGGTAGAGGAGTGTATAATAATCGACTACGTTATCTCGAACAAGATCGAGATAGCGGCCATATACTTCTTCGTCCGTAGAGAGAACCATTACCTGCGAACTTGCCGCCGGCAGGTACTTGGTTACAAAATTAGCTCTATGAGAAGAATCCAAACGAGCCATAGGAGTGTCGATGATAACGGGGGCTTTGTAACCGGAAGTCAAGGCCAGTGCCCAAACGATAGCAACTGCAAACATCTGCTGTTCACCGGCAGAGAGCTGGCTCTTCAAAAGCTCGTTGCCATCTAAATCGAGGATAGTGACGTCCAGGGTTTTGGAATCAATCTTGATTTCACTTAC encodes the following:
- a CDS encoding cysteine desulfurase family protein — translated: MAVYLDYNASAPIDERVLERMIEVYRTHYGNADSRTHIFGTDAKEIVSSARKSIAEILTVDSTDVFFTSGSTESNNMAILGLLDYALESGRNHFITTSIEHKSVLEAMKHLQEKGCVVDFVSPDASGRIKPEQILSLVTDKTLLVSMMQVNSETGVIQPIEEVGAALAGSKTYFHVDATQGFGKLNDSLRNTKYNMLSITAHKISGPQGIGAFIMRRDRTYRRPPIKQLMYGGQQERGYRPGTTPVALVAGFALAAQLSDKESAAHMESCRAIKQRFLKAVEGLNYTLNGDQEHCLPSTVNISFHGVDAEGIFLAVKEDYAFSNGSACNSGSHAPSYVLTAMGLDEARVSEAIRLSWNYDTEVDFSALTDYVKAMAE
- the dndE gene encoding DNA sulfur modification protein DndE, which encodes MIVKHFKLSHPEKDRLIRIKAKTGVQNWNVLCRWALCWSLAEPSVPGGVDPLSDSNVEMDWSTFAGEYSEIYEAIIRQRCINDGLGDDEKTLAKYFRLHLNRGINHYSTRDVLENCSDLLKSALPKEEA